Genomic window (Falco cherrug isolate bFalChe1 chromosome 4, bFalChe1.pri, whole genome shotgun sequence):
GAGAATTCAGACAGGCTTCGCCAGTGCTGAACAATGACAGCGAGAGCTCTCCCTCTCCGACATACAGGGTGGTTATTTCAGGAGCGAACGCAGAGTTACGATGAGGACAAACGATGCTTTGAAGCCAAGTCACAGGTTGACAGCAATGACACCCGAGAGACAGACAACACAACTTTCTGAAGTGTCCAACAGGGCAACTTTTGGATGAGGAAAGACAGGGAAGCCCTGGGAATGGAGAACCCCCCCGAAGCGGCACCCCTACAGCCGCCCGCCGCCACAAGACCCCTCCAGGTACCTCCGACCCCGCGCTGCCCTGGAAGGCCGAGTCACACCCCGGGACCACCACCAGTGACccagggaggaggctggggctggggggtgcgaTGGAATGGGCCTGAAACACCAAAACCTTGGGGCGCCCCTGTAACCCCAAAAGGGGTGTCCACAAACCCCCCCAGCCGCTGGCGCCGCAGCCTGCCCAAGCGGGGTCGGGGTGTGCTTCACAATATTCTCCGTAGAGCTTCCCTCAAACCTCAGCTTTCCTCCTCATCAGCTCCACCTGGGAAAGCCTGGTTACTAATTACCGGCGTTACCTTTCAGAGGGCGCTCAGCCGCCGGGCCCTGCTCAGCGCACCCCCTCAGCACCCCGGGCCGGCCTCCCGCCTCGCCGGGACCCCCGGGCAGCCGCAACACCGAACGTAAAGGGAAAATAACTGAACAGAGGGGCGCTTGCCGGCGCTGGAGGAAGGCGAGGAGGCGCCGCGGCCGCCACCAGGCCCagccggcccccgcccgccacCGCGGcccagccgggccgggcccccgcgctccgccccgccgcccgcccgcgaACCCCCGGCCTAGGCCGCGCCCGGGCCCCGCTCACCTGCTCGGCCGCTCCGCGGTGAATTCGGCCCCGCCGGACTCCGCCATCTTCGCTGCGCCGCCGGGCCCCGAGCTGGGAGGCGGCGGGAGCCGCCGCGTTAAAGGCGCAGGAGCGAGCGgggcccgcggcgggcggcagggACCGGGGAGCGGCTCCGCTCCCGCCGGGCCtggcgccgccccgccgccaccggGGACTGTCACCGCCCCGCCGGTGAGGGGGCCCGGGGGCTGTCGCTGCCCCACGGCTGAGGGGACCCAGGGGGCTGGCACCCCCTCATGGCTGAGGGGCCCCGGGGCCTGTCACCCCCCTCGTGGCTGAGGGGGCCCTGGGGTGTCTGTCACCCCCCTCGTGGCTGAGGGGGCCCTGGGGTGTCTGTCACCCCCATCATGGCTGAGGGGGCCCTGGGGTGTCTGTCGCCCCCCTCGTGGCTGAGGGGGCCCTGGGGTCTGTCATCCCCCTCGTGGCTGAAGGGGCCCTGGGGGGTCTGTCACTGCCCCACAGCTGAGGGGGCCTGGGGGCTGTCACCATCCGATGACCATGAAGCCCGGGGGACTGTCACCTCCCCATGGCCAGAGGGTCGCTGCGGGCTGTCACTGCTCAGTGGCTGAGAGGACTTGGGGGTCTGTCCCAATCCCTCAGCTGACGGGTCCCAAGGGCTGTCACCGCCCCACAGCTGCGGAGGTCTGGGGGGGTCTGTCACTGCTCCACAGCTAAGGGGTCCCATGGGTCTGTCACCACCCCACGGGCCTCCTCATGCCAGCACCTTCCAGCCGACCACCATCCAAGGGCAGCCGCcggcccctgcccgcagccAGCACCCCAGCGCTCCACGCTTGCCTTCGGCATTTCACGTGCGACTCAAAATGTCTCCTGCAGGGACCATCCTGTGTGCAACCAGCCCGGGACTGCGGGGACAACCCTGCTCCCCATCGTCCTGGGGGCGCCACCTCCCACCAAACCACCTGGATGATTATGGACCAGGATTTTATTGCCATAAGTGCTTTGTGCAAGAGCAACAGTACCCTCCAGAGGGTGCAGTCTTGTCGTTGGAGATCGCAACGCTCCCGCTGCACAGTCTTGGTGCCAAAGATGCCTTCGCCGCCCCGCGTCCCCACACATGGTCGGCATCAGAGTCGCTCCTGGCTCTTCCCAAAACAACCGGGAGAGACAAGGCCAAGCGTCGCAGGGtccatgtaatttttaaagccGGCACACATCTGGAGAGAGCGGATGGTCTAGAGGGCATTCCAGTCGTCAGTGGAAATCAGGAAATTATTCATAGCGGTGGCTCTGCCAACGACCGGGGGTAAATTTCTTTGATTTCCCATGCCTTGGTGTCCACATCTGTATAAGGGAAAGGGGGAATTCATACATGAGAATAAACGCACTTGGAAAGCCGTGAAAATACTCTTTCAAGTCAGCCTGATGAAAACTTCATGTTCTGGAGCCCTCTGCTTCAAGGAGAGCAATCTGTTTCAGAGGCgaagctgtgtatttttcttatttaaatctTCTAAATCTGCTggagcattaaaaatatttggcatttCCACAGCACATTTCATTCCCAGCTCCAAATGCGTTTTACAGACATTCATTAATTAAGCCTTGTAAAACCtttgggagaaaaggaagcagtaCTTATTAATTTGCTATTTGTATTGCTGCAGCGCATGGAGACCCCAGCCAGGACCTCGGGGCCCTGTTATTTTAGACCTGACCTACACAGAAGAGGAGATGTCAGCGCATCGAGGAACGGGGAGAGCAAGAGGAGATGAGAGGCAGCGGATGAACGTTAACGCCGTAAGTCATCAGCACAGCCCGCAGCAGTCCATCCCCGATGTTTCACCACCATGCCCTTTCTGCCGGGCAGTGCTGCCCGCACGACGGAGCCGCAGAAGCGAGCGtggcccccaccccagctctccccccaCCTTGACCACTGCTCTGTGCATTTGGCTGGTGTTTCAGggctcctgcccctcctttcCAGTGCCTCGCACTTGTCCTGCTTCCTCAGACACCAGCTCTGCTTCATTTGATACCTTCCACACTCTCCTGGGGCTGCTTTCTGTCGCTTTAGCTTTGTGGCATGCCCCGCTCTTTAAAacgtttaaaataaatgctttccctttattatttttaggtCTATATAGATATTTTAAGTGCATCTATTTCAGTTCAGTAAATGCATGGTAATAAAGCAGCCCTGCTGACAGCtagcccagccaggctgcccgcTTGCTGTGGACCTCTCTGTCCCAGGTGGGTCAGTGGATGGGAGCTGTGAACGTTACACCTCTGCTTCCCCTGCAGGAAAAACCAGGCTGTGCTGCATGCTGTAAATGCCTTTCACATGTTCCCCAGATCCCAGTTAAATTGAACCCCAGAAGGTCTCTcaaagcatgaaaaatgcatttgcaagaTGCTGGAAAGGAGATGTATTCCATAACTACTCTGGTGACCAGGCGTGCTGACTTTTGTCATGTGGAGAAGGAACCAAAAGGGGGTATTTCTTGTTATTTCATACTGCTGATGGGATTTTATCTCTGGCAGCAAATCCAGGAACTTTTTAGTTACCATTATTGTTTGATTTTATGGGCcatttgatatttatttttatttctattcattATTTGTTGAGTGCACTTAGCCCCTTCCCCAAGGAGCCTGCCTTATATCTAAGGTGATTTTTACGACCAGTGTTAGCACAGCATCTGAGCAACTTGCACAactttaatatatttatctGGCGCACACAGTTTATCAAGGCAGTCCTGGTATTCCTACTGTGGAAAGCGGTGGTCTGCCTGTAAAATCACAGATCTAACTTactaggttaaaaaaaaaagaaataataaactccaaagtatttacatttttctttcttcattttaagcCATCAGGATGTATTTGAGTCATATTTTcacttctcccccccccccccccccccccaaaacatgAGGTCTATCAATGTACCTTTTACTGCAAGCCAAGCTCTCGCATATCCCACGACTCCCACAGCTGGGGCTTTAAAATCTGCGGCCAACACTGTGAGACTAATGACAAAATCAtgagctggcagcactgccttttcctCCGACCTTTTCGTTTCATCCTGCAAACGCTCAGAAACAGGAATTCCTCGCAGCTCTATCGGTCCACGCAGTTTGTGTTGGGTGGAGGAGGCAGACAGCTGGCTGCAAcgagctttttttttcccaattcttGCTAGATTTTCCCCAGCACAACAAAGACTCTCCGTTCCCTTATTTGCTATTGTTATGGAGGAGTCTGCGAGTGACCTCCCTCTTGCTCACTGCCTCCGCACAGCATCAGCAACCCATACTGCTCCATCCTCTGCTTGTCATGCATGTCTGGAGGGTGCTGTGGGCTTTTTCAGTGCCTGTGCCTCTGGCTGGTTTTACTCCCTTTTGATTTCTGGTAGACAGCTCTCTGCTAATCCCCGTGTAATCCCGGCAAGCGTGTGAGCCCAGGGAGGCATCGAGCATGCGGGCTGGGGTGTGTCTGCGtgtgctggcagagccagggctctCCGTGGAAGGATGGGCCGTGGCATTGCATGCACTggtccttctccctcccttttatTTTGCCCCATCAGGATATCCTGCCTGCATCTCCCCATGGTCGTGTTCAGGCTTGGATGTGTTTTACCTCCCTGAGGCGTTGTCCTGGGAGGCTGGTGAAGGTAAGACACCCTCTTCCCCACCTTGCACACCACCTCTGCCAGTTGCCACCACAGATAACTCCACACAGATAACTGTAGGCTCCCACCCATCCcagggcacagagcagccctgcaggtcCCCGATCTCCTGCTGCAGAGTCGAActgacacagcagctgctgctgaggctccGGCACAACACACCAGCTGAGCACCATCCT
Coding sequences:
- the LOC114017284 gene encoding uncharacterized protein LOC114017284 isoform X2, which translates into the protein MGLSPPHGPPHASTFQPTTIQGQPPAPARSQHPSAPRLPSAFHVRLKMSPAGTILCATSPGLRGQPCSPSSWGRHLPPNHLDDYGPGFYCHKCFVQEQQYPPEGAVLSLEIATLPLHSLGAKDAFAAPRPHTWSASESLLALPKTTGRDKAKRRRVHVIFKAGTHLERADGLEGIPVVSGNQEIIHSGGSANDRGAWRPQPGPRGPVILDLTYTEEEMSAHRGTGRARGDERQRMNVNAEKPGCAACCKCLSHVPQIPVKLNPRRSLKA
- the LOC114017284 gene encoding uncharacterized protein LOC114017284 isoform X1, whose translation is MGLSPPHGPPHASTFQPTTIQGQPPAPARSQHPSAPRLPSAFHVRLKMSPAGTILCATSPGLRGQPCSPSSWGRHLPPNHLDDYGPGFYCHKCFVQEQQYPPEGAVLSLEIATLPLHSLGAKDAFAAPRPHTWSASESLLALPKTTGRDKAKRRRVHVIFKAGTHLERADGLEGIPVVSGNQEIIHSGGSANDRGAWRPQPGPRGPVILDLTYTEEEMSAHRGTGRARGDERQRMNVNAVSHQHSPQQSIPDVSPPCPFCRAVLPARRSRRSERGPHPSSPPTLTTALCIWLVFQGSCPSFPVPRTCPASSDTSSASFDTFHTLLGLLSVALALWHAPLFKTFKINAFPLLFLGLYRYFKCIYFSSVNAW